The Astyanax mexicanus isolate ESR-SI-001 chromosome 21, AstMex3_surface, whole genome shotgun sequence genome contains the following window.
AAGATAaattataatatgtataatatttaataataatattaatagaataatttcGGTCACAAGGTTTCCTGCAAAAGCTTACAAACTGAGCACTATTATGTCAAAATATACATGTGTAAATTACATCTTGGTATTGTTTTATTCTTAAGGCTATTCACATTGTAATTTCCACctgaaataatattattaatataatataatataatataatataataaaaatataaatattagcaATTCCATTGCATTTATGAAGGTGACCCATTCTTCATgtaaatataagaatgtgatgaaTTTAAAGTCATTGTTtgttggttttagtttttttaatgatgataTAATTTACAGTGGAGCTTGACCAGCAGCAAATTAAAGCTCCAGCCACTTCCAACAAAGGAAGCTGATGGTTCTAAGATTTCTTGGATTTAACAGCTAAAGCTTAGTGAACAGTTTGGtgattataatttaaataaattctcCTTCTACAGATTCTGATTCTGAGCTGAGGATTGTTCTGTTGGGTAAAACTGGATCAGGAAAGAGCTCAGCAGGAAACACCATCCTTAGAAAACAAGAATTTATGGTGGCTGTATCCTCTGAGTCTGTAACTAAAGAAAGTGAAAGATGTTACAGGAAACAGCGAGATGGAGCAGTCTGTGTGATTGACACTCCAGGGCCCTTTGATACACATTCTTACAACACAGTGAAAGAGCAGATAGAGAAGGCCATTGATCTGGCTCATCCTGGAGTTCATGTGTTTCTGATGGTGATGAAGCTGGGTGTGAGATTctcagaggaggagaagaaaactGTAAAGTGGTTTCTGGAGACCCTTGGAGAAGAGGCAAAAAAACACACCCTTATTTTGTTCACTCATGGAAACGAGTTAAAGGAGACAAATATAGAACAACACCTGCAAGGAGAGTCAGTTGTGAAGGAAATGATTGACAGTATGGCTGGTTATCATGTGTTtgagaataaaaatgtaaatgatgagACCCAAGTCACAGAGCTGCTGAAGAAGATCGACAACCTGATGGATAAGAATGAAAAACAGATTTACACCAGAGAAATATACAGTAAGGTTCAGAGAAAGAAACGAGTAAAACATATTGTATCTGGAACTGTGGGAGCTGTTGGAAcaggggcagcagcagcagcagcagccagtgGTAAATTTTCTGGGATAGCAGTAGGA
Protein-coding sequences here:
- the LOC125785610 gene encoding GTPase IMAP family member 6-like → MPRKDSEMRIVMLGKTGSGKSATANTIFNEKKFDVNSTFQHITKESKRGYKSVNGRMVWVIDTPGLFDGKTPKYELKAQIEEAIDLAHPGVHVFLLVMRLDVRFTEEEKNTVKWIVENFGEEIQKHIIVLFTHGNVLKEKTMEEYLCLNAELKGVVDSMAGYHVFENENEDDETEVTELLKKIDEERDSDSELRIVLLGKTGSGKSSAGNTILRKQEFMVAVSSESVTKESERCYRKQRDGAVCVIDTPGPFDTHSYNTVKEQIEKAIDLAHPGVHVFLMVMKLGVRFSEEEKKTVKWFLETLGEEAKKHTLILFTHGNELKETNIEQHLQGESVVKEMIDSMAGYHVFENKNVNDETQVTELLKKIDNLMDKNEKQIYTREIYSKVQRKKRVKHIVSGTVGAVGTGAAAAAAASGKFSGIAVGVAGAAGAVVGAGVGVAASMGLMAWMK